A stretch of Pseudomonas sp. LS.1a DNA encodes these proteins:
- a CDS encoding FMN-dependent NADH-azoreductase, whose protein sequence is MVERILYVCASPRGERSVSTQIAEVFLTALAERKAVEIDCLDPWECELPEVDGALLAAKYAGLADAPLSTAQAAAWGQIKALAERFHRADTLVFSVPLWNFGIPYKLKHLIDAISHKGVLFTFDEQGLNGMLGGRRAVAIYSRGLGYGSDSQTPDQAFGLEKPFIDTWFRFVGINQVHSVVVEQTLGPVGASVRAGAIEAVTLLAQNIDQEAARTIIVGRNG, encoded by the coding sequence ATGGTTGAACGTATCTTGTATGTTTGTGCCTCACCGAGAGGAGAGCGGTCCGTTTCCACTCAGATTGCAGAAGTGTTCCTGACGGCATTGGCCGAGCGCAAAGCCGTGGAGATTGACTGCCTTGACCCTTGGGAGTGCGAGCTCCCCGAAGTGGATGGCGCTTTGCTCGCGGCAAAGTACGCAGGGCTTGCCGATGCCCCACTGTCAACCGCCCAGGCTGCAGCATGGGGGCAGATCAAGGCACTCGCTGAACGGTTCCACCGGGCTGATACCTTGGTGTTCAGCGTACCGCTGTGGAATTTCGGCATCCCGTACAAGCTCAAGCATCTGATCGACGCAATTTCGCACAAAGGCGTCCTGTTCACCTTCGATGAGCAAGGGTTGAATGGCATGCTGGGTGGACGTCGGGCTGTTGCAATCTACTCCCGTGGACTTGGTTACGGCTCTGACTCACAGACACCCGACCAGGCTTTTGGCCTGGAAAAACCCTTCATCGATACGTGGTTCCGCTTCGTCGGGATTAACCAGGTGCACAGTGTCGTGGTCGAACAGACGCTTGGCCCGGTGGGGGCCAGCGTCCGTGCAGGTGCCATCGAAGCAGTAACCTTGTTGGCACAGAACATCGATCAGGAAGCGGCCCGGACGATCATCGTAGGCCGCAACGGCTGA
- a CDS encoding haloacid dehalogenase-like hydrolase: MKFAPKAVAIGLSLLFSIETFATELKHWPAEAARQLDSMIAANANKGNYAVFDMDNTSYRYDLEEALLPFMENKGLLSRDKLDPSLKLMPFKDTAEHKESLFSYYYRLCEVDDMVCYPWVAQVFSGFTLQELKVQVDELMASGKPIPSTYYEGDQVKTIEVQPPKVFKGQAELYNKLMENGIEVYVISAASEELVRMVASDPKYGYNVKPQNVIGVSLLLKDRASGQLTTARKQISAGHYDAKANLGLELTPYLWTPATWMAGKQAAILTYIDEWKKPVLVGGDTPTSDGYMQFHGVDVSKGGIHLWINRKAKYMDQLNGMIARNAAAQAKEGLPVTADKNWVTVTPEQIQ, encoded by the coding sequence ATGAAATTCGCTCCGAAAGCCGTCGCCATCGGCCTGTCCCTGCTGTTCAGTATCGAAACCTTCGCCACCGAGCTCAAACACTGGCCTGCCGAGGCCGCCAGGCAGCTCGACAGCATGATCGCAGCCAATGCCAACAAGGGTAACTATGCGGTGTTCGACATGGACAACACCAGTTACCGCTATGACCTGGAAGAAGCCTTGCTGCCGTTCATGGAAAACAAGGGGTTGCTGAGCCGCGACAAGCTCGACCCGTCGTTGAAGCTGATGCCGTTCAAGGATACCGCCGAGCATAAGGAAAGCCTGTTCAGTTACTACTACCGGCTGTGCGAAGTCGACGACATGGTCTGCTATCCGTGGGTAGCCCAGGTGTTCTCCGGCTTTACCCTGCAGGAGTTGAAGGTGCAGGTGGATGAACTGATGGCTTCCGGCAAGCCGATCCCCAGCACCTACTACGAAGGCGACCAGGTCAAGACCATCGAGGTGCAGCCACCCAAGGTCTTCAAGGGCCAGGCCGAGCTGTACAACAAGCTGATGGAGAACGGTATCGAGGTGTATGTGATTTCGGCGGCCTCCGAAGAGCTGGTGCGCATGGTCGCCTCGGACCCCAAGTACGGTTACAACGTGAAGCCGCAGAATGTGATTGGCGTGAGCCTGCTGCTGAAGGACCGCGCCAGCGGCCAGCTGACCACCGCACGCAAGCAGATCAGTGCCGGGCACTATGATGCCAAGGCCAACCTGGGGCTGGAGCTGACACCGTACCTGTGGACCCCTGCCACCTGGATGGCGGGCAAGCAGGCGGCGATCCTGACCTATATCGATGAGTGGAAGAAGCCGGTGCTGGTGGGCGGCGATACGCCAACCAGCGACGGCTACATGCAGTTCCATGGCGTGGATGTGAGCAAGGGCGGCATCCACCTGTGGATAAACCGCAAGGCCAAGTACATGGACCAGCTGAACGGGATGATTGCCAGGAATGCGGCGGCACAGGCCAAGGAAGGGTTGCCGGTGACAGCGGACAAGAACTGGGTGACCGTGACACCGGAGCAGATCCAGTAA
- a CDS encoding L-cystine transporter, with amino-acid sequence MNLPLSLNLLAFLALLLGLAQTRRTDWSLAKKVLLGLVLGVVFGLILHTVYGAGHPVLKATIAWLDLVGNGYVGLLQMIVMPLIFASILSAVARLHNASSLGRISVLSIGTLLLTTAIAALIGIVLTNLFGLSAEGLVAGAQESARMQVIHSDYAGKVADLNIPQLLLSFIPSNPVGDLARAKPTSIISVVIFAVFLGLAALQLIKDDAEKGERALSAIDTLQAWVMRLVRVVMKLTPYGVLALMTKVVASSNMEDILKLGSFVVVSYLGLALMFVVHGVILAATGVSPLRFFRKVWPVLTFAFTSRSSAASIPLNIEAQTRRLGVPQSIASFSASFGTTIGQNGCAGLYPAMLAVMVAPAVGIDTFDPLWIATLVAIVTLSSAGVAGVGGGATFAALIVLPAMGLPVELVALLISVEPLIDMGRTALNVNGSMTAGVVTSQLLKETDKEVLAGDEHAELSHS; translated from the coding sequence ATGAACCTGCCGCTGTCCCTTAACCTGCTGGCGTTCCTGGCCCTGTTGCTGGGCCTGGCACAAACCCGCCGCACCGACTGGAGCCTGGCCAAGAAAGTATTGCTGGGCCTGGTGCTGGGCGTGGTGTTTGGCCTGATCCTGCATACCGTCTATGGCGCCGGCCACCCCGTACTCAAGGCCACCATCGCCTGGCTCGACCTGGTCGGCAACGGCTATGTCGGCCTGTTGCAGATGATCGTCATGCCGCTGATCTTCGCCTCGATCCTCAGTGCCGTGGCACGCCTGCACAATGCCTCGTCGCTGGGCCGTATCAGCGTGCTGAGCATCGGCACCCTGCTGCTGACCACCGCCATTGCCGCATTGATCGGCATCGTCCTGACCAACCTGTTCGGCCTCAGCGCCGAAGGCCTGGTGGCTGGCGCCCAGGAAAGCGCACGCATGCAGGTTATCCACAGCGACTACGCCGGCAAGGTCGCCGACCTCAACATCCCGCAGCTGCTGCTGTCGTTCATCCCCAGCAACCCGGTGGGTGACCTGGCGCGGGCCAAGCCGACCTCGATCATCAGCGTGGTGATCTTTGCCGTGTTCCTTGGCCTGGCTGCACTGCAGCTGATCAAGGACGATGCCGAGAAGGGCGAGCGCGCGCTGTCGGCCATCGACACCCTGCAGGCCTGGGTGATGCGCCTGGTGCGGGTGGTGATGAAGCTGACCCCGTATGGCGTACTGGCGCTGATGACCAAGGTGGTGGCCAGCTCGAACATGGAAGACATCCTCAAGCTGGGCAGCTTCGTGGTGGTGTCGTACCTGGGTCTGGCGCTGATGTTCGTGGTGCACGGCGTTATCCTCGCCGCCACCGGCGTGAGCCCGCTGCGCTTCTTCCGCAAGGTGTGGCCGGTGCTGACCTTCGCCTTCACCAGCCGCTCCAGCGCCGCCAGCATTCCGCTGAACATCGAAGCGCAAACCCGCCGCCTGGGCGTACCGCAGTCGATTGCCAGCTTCAGCGCATCGTTCGGTACCACCATTGGCCAGAACGGCTGCGCCGGCCTCTATCCCGCCATGTTGGCGGTGATGGTGGCGCCGGCGGTGGGCATCGATACCTTCGACCCGCTGTGGATCGCCACCCTGGTGGCCATCGTCACCCTGAGTTCGGCAGGGGTTGCCGGCGTAGGTGGTGGTGCGACATTCGCCGCGCTGATCGTGTTGCCGGCCATGGGCCTGCCGGTGGAACTGGTGGCGTTGCTGATTTCGGTGGAGCCGCTGATCGACATGGGCCGTACGGCGTTGAACGTGAACGGTTCGATGACCGCAGGGGTGGTGACCAGCCAGTTGTTGAAAGAGACCGACAAGGAAGTGCTGGCTGGCGATGAACATGCCGAGCTGAGCCATTCCTGA
- a CDS encoding dihydrofolate reductase: protein MNTSLPLSLIAAHAENRVIGIDNSMPWHLPGDFKYFKATTLGKPIIMGRKTWDSLGRPLPGRLNIVVSRQAGLELAGAEVFGSLEEALVRAEQWAREQGVDELMLIGGAQLYGQALEKGLVSRMYLTRVELSPEGDAWFPEFDRGQWKLVSSEAQAEEGKPRYHFEVWNKV from the coding sequence ATGAATACATCACTCCCCCTCAGCCTGATCGCGGCTCACGCCGAGAACCGCGTGATCGGCATCGACAACTCCATGCCCTGGCATTTGCCGGGGGACTTCAAGTACTTCAAGGCCACTACCCTGGGCAAGCCGATCATCATGGGGCGCAAGACCTGGGACTCGCTGGGCAGGCCCTTGCCCGGGCGGTTGAATATCGTGGTCAGCCGGCAGGCAGGGCTGGAACTGGCGGGGGCCGAGGTGTTTGGTTCGCTGGAAGAGGCGCTGGTGCGGGCCGAGCAGTGGGCGCGTGAGCAGGGCGTCGATGAGCTGATGCTGATTGGCGGGGCGCAGCTGTATGGGCAGGCGCTGGAGAAAGGGCTGGTCAGCCGCATGTACCTGACGCGGGTCGAGTTGTCGCCGGAGGGGGATGCCTGGTTCCCTGAGTTCGATCGGGGGCAGTGGAAGCTGGTGTCGAGCGAGGCGCAGGCTGAGGAAGGCAAGCCTCGGTATCACTTCGAGGTCTGGAACAAGGTTTGA
- a CDS encoding DUF2868 domain-containing protein — translation MEDLVTAPTSLDKRWLTEAVRLREEHAGPLEDQEANRRARQAGGDLAARIETRALFLAERDGISTALRHWKQGARLALLALLLLAVLSGAGLALAALGDGQRPVNVFWALGSLLGLNLLMLLGWAIGFAVSGEHGAGLGRLWLWLSERFARDAKAAHLAPALLVLLQRQRLNRWLLGLLVHGLWLLAMISALGMLLALLATRRYGFVWETTLLAADPFIHLTQALGALPSLLGFTVPDEAMIRASGDSQPALDLARQAWASWLLGVVLVYGLLPRLLLAALCLWRWRQGRQRLSLDLSLPGYAQLREALMPRSERIGVQDAAPETLPQFAAGQLESGSSGALLVGLELDDQHPWPPALPKSVTSAGVLDSRESRNRLLEQLSRFPPARLAIACDPRRSPDRGSLALLAELARNAGATRIWLLQPAPGEALDAQRLGDWHEALDRLGLVHADTSPLTWLGHGHD, via the coding sequence ATGGAAGACCTTGTGACTGCACCGACTTCACTGGACAAGCGCTGGCTCACCGAAGCGGTACGCCTGCGCGAGGAACATGCCGGCCCCCTGGAGGACCAGGAAGCCAACCGCCGCGCCCGCCAGGCAGGCGGTGACCTGGCCGCTCGCATCGAAACCCGTGCGCTGTTCCTGGCCGAACGCGACGGTATCAGCACCGCCCTGCGCCACTGGAAGCAGGGCGCACGCCTGGCGCTGCTGGCCTTGCTGCTGCTGGCCGTGCTCAGCGGCGCGGGGCTGGCACTGGCCGCCCTGGGCGACGGGCAACGCCCGGTGAATGTGTTCTGGGCGCTGGGCAGCCTGCTGGGGCTGAACCTGCTGATGCTGCTGGGCTGGGCCATCGGCTTTGCCGTGAGCGGCGAGCATGGCGCGGGGCTGGGCCGCCTGTGGCTGTGGCTGAGCGAGCGCTTTGCCCGTGATGCCAAGGCCGCGCACCTGGCACCGGCGCTGCTGGTGCTGCTGCAACGCCAGCGCCTCAACCGCTGGCTGCTCGGCCTGCTGGTGCACGGCCTGTGGCTGCTGGCGATGATCAGCGCGCTGGGCATGCTGCTGGCCTTGCTGGCGACCCGGCGCTATGGCTTTGTCTGGGAAACCACCCTGCTCGCCGCCGACCCGTTCATCCACCTGACCCAGGCCCTGGGCGCCCTGCCCTCGTTACTGGGCTTCACGGTACCCGACGAGGCCATGATCCGCGCCAGCGGCGACAGCCAGCCGGCCCTGGACCTGGCACGCCAGGCCTGGGCCAGCTGGCTGCTTGGCGTGGTGCTGGTGTACGGCCTGCTGCCGCGCCTGCTGCTGGCCGCGCTGTGCCTGTGGCGCTGGCGCCAGGGCCGCCAACGCCTGTCGCTGGACCTCAGCCTGCCCGGCTACGCGCAGCTGCGTGAAGCGCTGATGCCGCGCAGCGAACGCATCGGCGTGCAGGATGCCGCGCCCGAAACCTTGCCGCAGTTTGCCGCAGGCCAGCTGGAAAGCGGCAGCAGCGGTGCCCTGCTGGTCGGCCTGGAGCTGGACGACCAGCACCCCTGGCCACCCGCCCTGCCGAAAAGCGTGACCAGTGCCGGCGTGCTCGACAGCCGCGAATCGCGCAACCGCCTGCTCGAACAGCTCAGCCGCTTCCCCCCGGCACGCCTGGCCATCGCCTGCGACCCGCGCCGCTCGCCCGACCGTGGCAGCCTGGCGCTGCTCGCCGAACTGGCACGCAACGCCGGTGCGACCCGCATCTGGCTACTGCAGCCCGCACCAGGCGAGGCCCTGGACGCCCAACGCCTGGGCGACTGGCACGAAGCCCTCGACCGCCTTGGCCTGGTGCATGCCGATACCTCGCCGCTGACCTGGCTGGGGCATGGTCATGACTGA
- a CDS encoding GTPase/DUF3482 domain-containing protein, which produces MTEPLKLAVVGHTNVGKTSLLRTLTRDVGFGEVSHRPSTTRHVEGARLSVDGEPLLELYDTPGLEDAIALLDYLERLERPGERLDGPARLERFLQGSEARQRFEQEAKVLRQLLASNAGLYVIDAREPVLAKYRDELEVLASCGKPLLPVLNFVASHQHREPQWREALARLGLHALVRFDSVAPPEDGERRLYESLALLLEDARPALQRLIDDQQAQRLARRHSGKRLIAELLLDCAACRRSVEAEPAAEARAVEALRQEVRQREQRCVEALLKLYAFRREDAHATDLPLLDGRWGDDLFNPETLKLLGVRLGSGVAAGAAAGAGVDLLVGGLTLGAAALAGAIAGGALQTARNYGSRLMGKLKGKRELTVDDTVLRLLALRQQQLMVALENRGHAAQDSIRLGELDEKAWREGKLPEALVKARAHPQWSTLNPGAKLNQAERQEQLEALVSQF; this is translated from the coding sequence ATGACTGAGCCACTGAAACTGGCCGTGGTCGGCCACACCAACGTCGGCAAGACCTCGCTGCTGCGCACCCTGACCCGCGACGTCGGCTTTGGCGAAGTCTCCCACCGCCCCAGCACCACCCGCCATGTGGAAGGTGCGCGGCTGTCGGTGGACGGCGAACCCTTGCTGGAGCTGTACGACACTCCGGGCCTGGAAGACGCCATCGCCCTGCTCGACTACCTCGAACGCCTGGAGCGCCCGGGCGAGCGCCTGGACGGCCCGGCCCGCCTGGAGCGCTTTCTGCAGGGCAGCGAAGCGCGCCAGCGCTTCGAGCAGGAGGCCAAGGTGCTGCGCCAGCTGCTGGCCAGCAATGCCGGTCTGTATGTGATCGATGCCCGCGAGCCGGTACTGGCCAAGTACCGCGACGAACTGGAAGTGCTGGCCAGCTGCGGCAAGCCGCTGCTACCGGTGCTCAACTTCGTCGCCAGCCACCAGCACCGCGAACCGCAATGGCGTGAAGCCCTTGCCAGGCTTGGGCTTCACGCGTTGGTGCGGTTCGACAGCGTGGCGCCGCCAGAGGACGGCGAGCGTCGTTTGTACGAAAGCCTGGCGCTGCTGCTGGAAGACGCCCGCCCGGCCCTGCAGCGGCTGATCGACGACCAGCAGGCACAGCGCCTGGCACGCCGGCACAGCGGCAAGCGCCTGATTGCCGAGCTGCTGCTGGACTGCGCCGCCTGCCGGCGCAGCGTCGAGGCCGAACCGGCTGCCGAAGCCCGGGCCGTCGAGGCCTTGCGGCAAGAGGTGCGCCAGCGCGAACAGCGCTGCGTCGAGGCATTGCTCAAGCTGTATGCCTTCCGCCGCGAGGACGCCCATGCCACCGATCTGCCTTTGCTGGATGGCCGTTGGGGCGATGACCTGTTCAATCCCGAGACCCTGAAACTGCTGGGCGTGCGCTTGGGCAGCGGTGTGGCGGCCGGTGCGGCGGCGGGAGCCGGGGTCGACTTGCTGGTCGGCGGCCTTACGCTCGGTGCGGCGGCGCTGGCCGGGGCGATTGCCGGCGGCGCGCTGCAGACGGCGCGCAACTATGGTTCGCGGTTGATGGGCAAGCTCAAGGGCAAGCGCGAACTGACTGTGGACGACACGGTGCTGCGCCTGCTGGCCTTGCGTCAGCAGCAGTTGATGGTGGCGCTGGAAAACCGCGGGCATGCGGCGCAGGACAGCATTCGGCTGGGGGAACTGGACGAGAAGGCCTGGCGGGAGGGCAAGTTGCCGGAGGCGCTGGTGAAGGCACGGGCGCATCCGCAGTGGTCCACGTTGAACCCTGGGGCGAAGCTGAACCAGGCTGAGCGTCAGGAGCAGCTGGAGGCGCTGGTTTCACAGTTTTGA
- a CDS encoding phosphonate degradation HD-domain oxygenase, with product MPTPAQIIDSTFALYERHGSGDYIGEAITQLEHMSQAAQLAMAEGFDDEVVLAAFFHDIGHLCGGDASMGGYGVVSHERIGAEYLRRCGFGERMARLVQYHVEAKRYLTLRQAGYYQRLSEASRRTLEYQGGVMSEAEADAFERDPLFEVSLRMREWDEQAKVVGVPVIDLDGLKKKALALL from the coding sequence ATGCCCACCCCAGCCCAGATCATCGACAGTACCTTCGCGCTGTACGAACGCCACGGCAGCGGCGATTACATCGGCGAAGCCATCACCCAGCTCGAACACATGTCCCAGGCCGCACAACTGGCCATGGCCGAAGGCTTCGACGATGAAGTGGTGCTGGCGGCGTTTTTCCACGACATTGGCCACCTGTGCGGCGGTGACGCCAGCATGGGCGGCTACGGTGTGGTCAGCCATGAACGCATCGGGGCCGAGTATTTGCGCCGTTGTGGTTTTGGCGAGCGCATGGCGCGGCTGGTGCAGTATCACGTGGAGGCCAAGCGTTACCTGACTTTGCGGCAGGCGGGGTATTACCAACGGCTGAGCGAGGCGAGCCGGAGAACCTTGGAGTATCAGGGGGGTGTGATGAGCGAGGCCGAGGCGGATGCGTTCGAGCGGGACCCGCTGTTCGAGGTGAGCTTGCGGATGCGGGAGTGGGATGAGCAGGCGAAAGTGGTCGGGGTGCCGGTGATTGACCTGGATGGGTTGAAGAAGAAGGCTTTGGCACTGCTTTGA
- a CDS encoding putative 2-aminoethylphosphonate ABC transporter substrate-binding protein, which yields MYKHLALAAAVSAVFSLQASAAGTQLTVYTALEAEQLKSYKQAFEKANPDIEIKWVRDSTGIITAKLLAEKDRPQADAVWGLAASSLAILDQNGMLEAYAPKDLGKIAGNYRDAANPPAWVGMDVWAATLCFNTIEAEKQGLSKPVSWQDLTKPEYKGKIVMPNPASSGTGFLDVSAWLQTFGEPQGWAYMDALHQNIGQYVHSGSKPCKLAAAGEFPIGISFEYPAVQLKRQGAPLDIVLPKEGLGWEIEATAVIKGSPKADAAKRLADFSASPAAMELYKENFAVLAAPGIAKPQTELPADYEQRLIKNDFAWASKNRDQILAEWRKRYDGKSEKVAQQ from the coding sequence ATGTACAAGCACCTTGCACTTGCCGCTGCCGTTTCCGCCGTGTTCAGCCTGCAGGCTTCGGCCGCTGGTACCCAGCTGACGGTCTACACCGCCCTGGAAGCCGAACAGCTGAAGAGCTACAAGCAGGCCTTCGAGAAGGCCAACCCGGACATCGAGATCAAGTGGGTCCGTGACTCCACCGGCATCATCACCGCCAAGCTGCTGGCCGAGAAAGACCGCCCGCAAGCCGACGCGGTGTGGGGCCTGGCCGCGTCGAGCCTGGCCATCCTCGACCAGAACGGCATGCTCGAAGCCTATGCACCGAAGGACCTGGGCAAGATCGCCGGCAACTACCGCGATGCTGCCAACCCGCCAGCCTGGGTCGGTATGGACGTGTGGGCCGCGACTCTCTGCTTCAATACCATCGAGGCCGAGAAGCAGGGCCTGAGCAAGCCGGTCAGCTGGCAGGACCTGACCAAGCCCGAGTACAAGGGCAAGATCGTCATGCCGAACCCGGCCTCGTCCGGCACCGGCTTCCTGGATGTCAGCGCCTGGCTGCAGACCTTTGGCGAGCCGCAGGGTTGGGCGTACATGGATGCGCTGCACCAGAACATCGGCCAGTACGTTCACTCTGGTTCCAAACCGTGCAAGCTGGCAGCAGCGGGTGAATTCCCGATTGGCATCTCGTTCGAGTACCCGGCCGTGCAGCTCAAGCGCCAGGGTGCGCCGCTGGACATCGTGCTGCCGAAGGAAGGCCTGGGTTGGGAGATCGAAGCGACTGCGGTGATCAAAGGTTCGCCCAAGGCGGACGCGGCCAAGCGCCTGGCTGATTTCTCGGCAAGCCCGGCGGCCATGGAGCTGTACAAGGAGAACTTCGCCGTGCTGGCCGCGCCGGGCATTGCCAAGCCGCAGACCGAACTGCCGGCGGATTATGAACAGCGCCTGATCAAGAACGACTTTGCCTGGGCCTCGAAGAACCGTGACCAGATCCTGGCCGAGTGGCGCAAGCGCTATGACGGCAAGTCGGAGAAGGTGGCTCAACAGTAA
- a CDS encoding putative 2-aminoethylphosphonate ABC transporter permease subunit, whose product MAAPMSLPLSQAKAAPRAGVALGDRLFVLGGKSLLLILLVLAVLLPLLAIFWRGFSAEAGQGGGLLAARELFASENFHWLLGNSLSVAFTVAAIVVPLAYLFAYALQRTLIPAKGLWRGISLLPLLAPSMLPAIALVYLFGNQGLLRGLLSDNIYGFWGIVLGEAIYTFPHALMILLSALSLADARLFDAASSMGAGPWRAFSSITWPATRQAVFAAFCLVFTLTITDFGVPVVVGGDYQVLALEAYKAVVGQQQFGRGALIGMVLLLPALFSFTVDAWLRRRQGEAMSGRAQVFEPKPSRGRDACFLAIVLLVCAALLLVIGMAVYSSLVTFWPYNLALSLRHYMFEDTAGGGWLAYRNSVTMAIGTALIGSMVIFTGAYLMEKTQGQRLLNQALRLLSFIPMAVPGLVLGLGYVFFFNLNGNPLHVFYGGMGLLVVCTIAHYLTTAQMTASTALRQLDGEFEAAALSLKAPLYRHFLRVTVPICLPALLDIIRYLFVSAMTTVSAAIFLYSPDTILAAVAVLNMDDAGNVGGAAAMSTLILLTSAGASLLLAAASRGLLRRSQAWRQRAATV is encoded by the coding sequence ATGGCCGCGCCAATGTCCCTGCCGTTGAGCCAGGCCAAAGCCGCGCCGCGTGCTGGCGTCGCCCTGGGTGACCGGTTGTTCGTCCTCGGCGGCAAGAGCCTGCTGCTGATCCTTCTGGTGCTGGCGGTGCTGCTGCCGCTGCTGGCGATCTTCTGGCGCGGCTTCAGTGCCGAAGCGGGCCAGGGTGGCGGCCTGCTGGCGGCCCGCGAACTGTTCGCCAGTGAAAACTTCCACTGGCTATTGGGCAACAGCCTGTCGGTGGCCTTCACGGTGGCGGCCATCGTGGTACCGCTGGCCTACCTGTTCGCCTATGCCCTGCAACGCACGCTGATTCCGGCCAAGGGCCTGTGGCGGGGGATTTCGCTGCTGCCGCTGCTGGCACCGTCGATGCTGCCGGCCATCGCCCTGGTCTACCTGTTCGGTAACCAGGGGCTGCTGCGCGGGTTGCTCAGCGACAACATCTATGGCTTCTGGGGGATCGTGCTGGGCGAGGCCATCTACACCTTCCCACATGCCCTGATGATCCTGTTGTCGGCGCTGTCGCTGGCCGATGCACGCCTGTTCGACGCGGCGTCCAGCATGGGTGCCGGCCCTTGGCGGGCGTTCTCCAGCATCACCTGGCCGGCCACCCGCCAGGCGGTGTTCGCGGCGTTCTGCCTGGTCTTCACCCTGACCATCACCGATTTTGGTGTACCGGTCGTGGTCGGTGGCGATTATCAGGTGCTGGCGCTGGAAGCCTACAAGGCGGTGGTCGGCCAGCAACAATTCGGCCGTGGCGCGCTGATCGGCATGGTGCTGCTGTTGCCGGCGCTGTTCAGCTTTACCGTCGATGCCTGGCTGCGCCGGCGCCAGGGTGAGGCCATGAGCGGCCGTGCCCAGGTGTTCGAGCCCAAGCCATCACGCGGTCGCGATGCCTGCTTCCTGGCCATCGTGCTGCTGGTGTGCGCGGCGTTGCTGCTGGTGATCGGTATGGCTGTGTACTCGTCGCTGGTCACCTTCTGGCCTTACAACCTGGCGTTGTCGCTGCGTCACTACATGTTCGAGGACACCGCCGGTGGCGGCTGGCTGGCCTACCGCAACAGCGTGACCATGGCCATCGGCACCGCGCTGATCGGCAGCATGGTGATCTTCACCGGCGCCTACCTGATGGAGAAGACCCAGGGCCAACGCCTGCTCAACCAGGCGCTGCGCCTGCTCAGCTTCATCCCCATGGCCGTGCCGGGCCTGGTGCTGGGCCTGGGTTACGTATTCTTCTTCAACCTGAACGGCAACCCGCTGCATGTGTTCTACGGCGGCATGGGGCTGCTGGTGGTGTGCACAATCGCCCACTACCTGACCACCGCGCAGATGACCGCGAGCACCGCCCTGCGCCAGCTCGACGGTGAATTCGAGGCTGCCGCGCTGTCGCTGAAGGCACCGCTGTACAGGCACTTCCTGCGGGTGACCGTGCCGATCTGCCTGCCGGCGCTGCTGGACATCATTCGCTACCTGTTCGTCTCGGCGATGACCACCGTGTCGGCGGCGATCTTCCTGTACAGCCCCGACACCATCCTGGCTGCCGTCGCCGTGCTGAACATGGACGACGCCGGCAACGTCGGTGGTGCCGCCGCCATGTCCACCCTGATCCTGCTGACCAGTGCCGGCGCTTCACTGCTGCTGGCCGCAGCCTCACGCGGCCTGCTGCGCCGCTCCCAAGCCTGGCGCCAACGCGCCGCGACCGTCTGA